DNA sequence from the Pseudostreptobacillus hongkongensis genome:
AGTAGCCTTATTAGTAAATGTCATAACAAGTATAGTTCTAAAATCTATACCTTTTAAAAGATAGTATATATATTCCAATGATAATCTATATGTTTTACCAGTTCCAGCACTAGCTTTAATAACCGTTTTTATTTGCATATTATCACCTCTTTATAATCTGAATATCTATTAGGCTTACCTACTTCATAATTTTCTTTTTTACTAATCATATTAGATAAAACTTCTATTATATGCTCATTATTAATATTTGAACTTTCATAATCTATTTCTGTAAAATAGTTATCATTGTCTAAAATAAACGATAAAATTAATTTAATTTCTTTACAATTATCATCTTGAGACATAATAGAATAAAGTTTAACCTGATTACTATATTCTTTTTTTCTTTCTTTTTTAAATTTACCTGTTTTAAAATCAATTATATATGTAGATTTATCGGTAGTTATTATTAAATCAGCTATACCTTTTATTTTAATAACTCTATCTTCATCTAATTTAACTTTATAACTTAGTTCTTTTTCTATTTCTATTTTTTCAATATTTTCATGTAATAATTCTTTTTTTAATTTATATAAGAATCTAGATATTTTTTCATCTATATCACTTAAATATTTATACTCTACATATCTTAAATATTTTTCTAAAAATAGTCCTTTATATTCATTTAATACTTCATTAGAAAATTTATTTATTTTATCTTTTGAAATTTCTATTTTATTTTTATTTTCTTTTATATGCAGCATGACTTTTTCCATTAATTTATGTAACATAGTACCTATATGATTAACTCCTACACTATCATCATATATTTCATTTACATCTATTCTTTTTGATAAATAATAATCTGATTCTGAATGTAGTAATCTAAGGAAAGCACTTACGCTTATTTCTTTTATATCAAAATTTTCATCATATTTAAGCCTATCTTGATCACTTAGATATATTTCATTTTCATTATACTCTATATTATCTTTATCTAATATATTTTCTAACATACTAGCTCTTTCTGATACACTAATTTCAAATTTTTCTGGTTCTAAGCCATATGTATATATTAAATCTGTTATAAATGGTAACTCTTCTTTACTTTCTTCTTCATTTTTAATATATGATATGTATATTTTATTTGTGTTAAATATTAATTTATAGTAAATATGTAGTACTTCAAGCATCTTATTTTCTTTTATAGGTAATCCTATTTCTAATCTTTGTCTAATAGACAATATGTTAGATACTTTAATTTTAAAGCTATCTTGCATATTAATTAATGCTAATTTTTCTTTTTTTAAACTTGATAAATTATTTATACTTTTAACACATACATTAACATTATCTAATTTAATTTTTACTTTTTTAGCATCAAAATACTTAAGTAATAAAGTTAAATAATCCGTAGAAAAATTATCTAAAAAAGCAAATTCTAATGTATTTATTTCAGTTAATGCCTCATAAAATGAATATGTTAAT
Encoded proteins:
- a CDS encoding PD-(D/E)XK nuclease family protein, with the translated sequence MKFEFKGLNYDIANDLEDNTLYVFSNSNDKNELEKNIRDPFVKYKLITESEFWDRYLLSDNIVLKEEKETVFYYNSLTNEQKNKLQINEYFDCIDIAYRYYSFMKECVDFKLEIENLNLYSWQEEKIKDMFDIHKQMIEEVKKTKRMPRYLLPLFSYTNDKYISNFSKIIFVDKFSFTKFEIEVLEKISNLVISLSVSENDYDMHKYILRGISLPNVLNKENIKIIECNDKFSQNISLINHSEDFKIFYDKDENTKNKLKKENVFLNQEEVLTCSNFNLSNTINYRIIKSILNVIKNKSELGYKISDIYTLYSIKDFLNIFDIDKKVILDIKREHKSGNKYKNSVNYPQLEILDKFSNATKFEDIVEYLVKILNYVSEKDRNFELTYSFYEALTEINTLEFAFLDNFSTDYLTLLLKYFDAKKVKIKLDNVNVCVKSINNLSSLKKEKLALINMQDSFKIKVSNILSIRQRLEIGLPIKENKMLEVLHIYYKLIFNTNKIYISYIKNEEESKEELPFITDLIYTYGLEPEKFEISVSERASMLENILDKDNIEYNENEIYLSDQDRLKYDENFDIKEISVSAFLRLLHSESDYYLSKRIDVNEIYDDSVGVNHIGTMLHKLMEKVMLHIKENKNKIEISKDKINKFSNEVLNEYKGLFLEKYLRYVEYKYLSDIDEKISRFLYKLKKELLHENIEKIEIEKELSYKVKLDEDRVIKIKGIADLIITTDKSTYIIDFKTGKFKKERKKEYSNQVKLYSIMSQDDNCKEIKLILSFILDNDNYFTEIDYESSNINNEHIIEVLSNMISKKENYEVGKPNRYSDYKEVIICK